A genomic window from Anaerolineae bacterium includes:
- a CDS encoding AAA family ATPase — MYVKRQLDLLGILQEKSYFLFGPRQTGKTSLIQHTLNEYRYYNLLQTDVYLKLSRAPQRLRQEITDDDKIVIIDEIQKLPILLDEVHNLIEEKGIHFLLTGSSARKLRNKGVNLLGGRARTRHLRPFILNELKGNFQLLKALDTGLIPSIYFSTAPFEDLEAYAGNYLREEIAAEAIVRNVPAFSRFLTVAGLCNGKIINYTNIASDAQVPRSTVQEYFQILRDTMLGDDLPAWRKSVKRKPVSTSKFYFFDIGVARFLQGRRGLKMRSPEFGEAFEAYIHHEIKTYCDYKRGCDLSYWRATSGFEVDFVVNGKTAIEVKGKANITKKDFKGLTAIKEEELLENYILVTLEDTPQKDGDICIVPWKDFITNLWQDAYV, encoded by the coding sequence ATGTATGTTAAAAGGCAATTGGATTTATTAGGGATTCTACAAGAAAAATCTTACTTTTTATTCGGACCGCGTCAAACAGGAAAGACATCCTTAATTCAACATACGTTAAATGAATACAGGTATTACAATCTGCTTCAAACGGATGTTTATCTGAAATTAAGCAGAGCGCCCCAAAGACTTCGCCAGGAAATAACGGACGATGACAAGATTGTTATCATCGATGAGATTCAGAAGCTGCCGATTCTGCTTGATGAAGTACATAACCTGATTGAAGAAAAAGGGATTCATTTCCTTCTTACAGGGTCCAGCGCCAGGAAGTTGAGAAATAAGGGTGTGAATCTGCTGGGAGGGCGCGCCAGAACCAGGCACCTGCGCCCCTTTATTCTCAATGAGTTAAAGGGGAATTTCCAATTACTGAAAGCCCTGGATACAGGCTTGATCCCTTCTATCTATTTTTCCACTGCACCATTTGAAGATCTGGAGGCATATGCGGGAAATTATTTAAGGGAAGAGATTGCAGCGGAAGCCATCGTTCGGAATGTGCCTGCATTCAGCAGATTTCTCACCGTGGCCGGGCTGTGTAACGGTAAAATTATTAATTATACGAACATAGCAAGCGATGCACAGGTTCCAAGATCAACGGTGCAGGAATATTTTCAGATTCTACGCGACACGATGCTTGGCGATGATCTGCCTGCATGGCGGAAATCCGTCAAACGAAAACCGGTTTCCACCTCTAAATTCTACTTTTTCGATATAGGAGTCGCCAGATTTCTGCAAGGTCGTAGGGGTCTGAAGATGAGATCTCCGGAATTTGGGGAGGCATTTGAAGCTTATATCCATCATGAGATAAAAACCTACTGTGATTACAAGCGGGGGTGTGATCTGTCTTACTGGAGGGCAACCTCAGGTTTTGAGGTTGACTTTGTTGTTAACGGAAAAACAGCGATTGAGGTAAAAGGTAAGGCAAATATCACAAAAAAAGACTTCAAAGGATTGACTGCGATAAAGGAAGAAGAACTTTTAGAAAATTATATATTGGTCACTCTTGAAGATACCCCCCAAAAAGATGGAGATATATGTATCGTTCCCTGGAAAGATTTTATTACAAACCTGTGGCAGGATGCGTATGTATAA
- a CDS encoding type I restriction endonuclease subunit R, which translates to MTYLNEDTLVQQTTVDYLKDKLGWDSVYAYNQETFGQDGLLGRKSDREVVLIRYLRHALKELNPGLPETAYDEAVRQVVNYSQSQSMLSSNYDKYKLFKDGVLVSFQGEHGEIKKERLKIFDFNEAIRNHFLTVRELWVQGDLYRRRIDIVGFVNGIPLLFVECKNIHKDLKNAYAKNFADYKDTIPHFFHHNAIIMLANGEKAKIGTITAGYEHFHEWKRLSESDPGVVDMETLLKGVCDKKNFMDIFENFIIYDDSTGRQIKVLAKNHQYLGVNQVIKALHDPGRVKGKLGVFWHTQGAGKSYSMVFFTAKVHRKIGGNYTFLICTDREDLDTQIYKTFAGCGVADNDKNPCRPGSGKHLAELMTQHKAYLFTTIQKFNQDVDPGEGYTKRDDIIVITDEAHRTQYGALALNMRNALPNANFIGFTGTPLFKDDQITMQVFGDYVSTYDFQRAVEDKSTVPLYYDSRGDTLGVATNDINERIAEKLEQIEINDIDVSQRLQKELKRDYHIITAKKRLNQIARDFVYHYTTSWEAGKAMFICIDKLTCVRMYELIRQYWDQKEEEIEESWKMAAGEEKDYLSNQLIWMKETKMAVIVSEEQGEVDKFKKWGFDIISHRRLIKNGFELSDGKRIDVDSAFKKEEHPFRIAIVCAMWLTGFDVPSLANLYLDKPLKAHTLMQAIARANRVNGDKNNGLIIDYCGILKNLRKALATFTGTGDTGRPGGLGPDELDPTRTKEELLEGLKQAIGLVSDFLNERKAPLDAIINASGFERNKAIVAAKEAVNENDETRKKFEVMCREVFIKFKACLTIPGVNTYRNQYSAINIIYKSLQKDRDKADISDIIKQLHEVIDESITVTPDRGKEPNKAYDISKVDFNRLRAEFEHAKTKNTTVQSLKSVIEKKLARLIQRNPLRTDFQEHYEKIINEYNKEKDRQNIEATFEALLKFVQELDEEESRAVREGLNEETLAIYDLLIKTDLKSQEIQKIKKVAKELLKTLKAKLKYLYRWQDKEPTRDDVKVLIRNFLWDEAGGLPVAFYTQNDVYKKAEDVYYHVYRAYPTVPSPYYASAGN; encoded by the coding sequence ATGACCTACTTGAACGAAGATACATTGGTCCAGCAAACAACCGTCGATTACTTAAAAGATAAACTCGGTTGGGATTCGGTGTATGCCTATAATCAGGAAACTTTTGGACAGGATGGTCTTTTGGGGAGAAAATCCGATCGTGAAGTGGTACTCATACGATATCTCAGGCACGCTCTTAAAGAACTCAATCCAGGACTTCCCGAAACCGCATACGACGAGGCAGTACGACAAGTTGTAAATTATTCCCAGAGCCAGTCAATGCTCTCTTCCAACTATGATAAATACAAACTGTTCAAAGATGGTGTGCTGGTTTCTTTTCAGGGAGAACATGGCGAGATAAAAAAGGAACGGCTCAAGATTTTTGATTTTAATGAAGCGATAAGAAATCACTTTTTGACGGTCCGGGAATTGTGGGTACAGGGTGATTTATATCGACGTCGGATTGACATCGTCGGGTTTGTAAACGGCATCCCGTTGTTGTTCGTTGAATGCAAAAACATACATAAAGACCTTAAAAACGCTTACGCAAAAAACTTTGCCGATTACAAAGACACTATCCCGCATTTTTTTCATCATAATGCTATTATTATGCTGGCAAACGGCGAAAAAGCAAAAATCGGCACTATTACTGCCGGTTATGAGCATTTTCATGAGTGGAAGCGCTTGTCCGAATCCGACCCGGGCGTGGTGGATATGGAAACACTTTTAAAAGGTGTTTGCGATAAAAAGAATTTCATGGATATTTTTGAAAACTTCATCATCTATGACGATTCCACCGGCAGGCAGATAAAAGTTCTGGCGAAAAACCATCAGTATCTTGGCGTGAATCAGGTTATCAAAGCCCTTCATGATCCCGGAAGAGTCAAAGGAAAACTCGGCGTTTTCTGGCATACGCAAGGCGCCGGGAAAAGTTATTCGATGGTGTTTTTTACCGCCAAAGTGCACCGTAAAATCGGCGGTAATTATACATTTTTAATCTGCACAGATCGCGAGGACCTGGATACCCAAATATATAAAACCTTTGCCGGATGTGGTGTGGCTGATAATGATAAAAATCCTTGCCGCCCCGGTAGTGGTAAACACTTGGCCGAACTGATGACGCAGCACAAAGCCTATCTGTTTACAACAATACAAAAATTCAATCAGGATGTAGATCCGGGTGAGGGATATACCAAACGCGATGACATTATTGTAATTACTGACGAAGCGCATCGCACTCAATACGGCGCGTTGGCCTTGAATATGCGCAATGCTCTGCCGAATGCCAACTTTATCGGATTTACGGGAACACCGCTATTTAAAGACGATCAAATCACCATGCAGGTCTTTGGTGATTATGTTTCCACTTACGATTTTCAGCGTGCCGTGGAAGATAAATCTACGGTCCCGCTCTATTATGACTCGCGTGGCGACACCTTGGGTGTAGCCACGAACGATATTAATGAGCGCATCGCCGAAAAACTGGAACAGATTGAAATTAATGATATTGATGTAAGTCAGAGGCTGCAAAAAGAACTCAAGCGTGATTACCATATCATTACGGCGAAAAAGAGGCTCAATCAAATCGCCAGGGATTTTGTCTATCACTACACCACTTCCTGGGAAGCAGGCAAGGCGATGTTTATATGCATCGATAAATTAACCTGTGTGCGGATGTATGAATTGATAAGGCAATACTGGGATCAGAAAGAAGAGGAAATAGAAGAATCCTGGAAAATGGCCGCAGGGGAAGAAAAGGATTATCTTTCCAATCAGCTCATCTGGATGAAAGAGACAAAGATGGCGGTGATTGTGAGTGAAGAGCAAGGCGAGGTCGACAAGTTCAAAAAATGGGGTTTTGATATCATATCTCATCGGCGGCTTATTAAAAATGGCTTTGAACTTTCCGATGGAAAACGAATTGATGTGGATTCCGCTTTTAAGAAAGAAGAACATCCATTTAGAATCGCGATAGTCTGCGCTATGTGGTTAACCGGGTTTGATGTGCCGAGTCTGGCAAACCTTTATTTGGACAAACCGCTCAAAGCCCATACGCTGATGCAGGCGATTGCCCGTGCCAACAGGGTAAACGGCGATAAAAATAACGGCCTTATTATTGATTATTGCGGTATCCTCAAAAATTTACGCAAAGCTCTCGCTACTTTCACCGGTACAGGCGATACCGGCAGACCCGGTGGATTGGGGCCGGATGAACTGGATCCAACCAGAACTAAAGAAGAATTACTCGAAGGATTAAAACAAGCGATTGGCCTGGTAAGCGATTTTCTTAATGAGCGAAAAGCGCCTCTTGATGCAATCATCAACGCGAGCGGTTTTGAGAGAAACAAGGCGATTGTCGCGGCTAAAGAAGCGGTGAACGAAAATGATGAAACCAGAAAGAAGTTTGAGGTAATGTGCCGCGAAGTGTTTATTAAATTTAAAGCGTGCCTGACAATTCCTGGTGTAAATACTTATCGCAACCAATACAGCGCAATAAATATCATCTACAAAAGCCTGCAAAAAGACCGAGATAAAGCGGATATCAGCGATATCATTAAACAGCTTCATGAAGTTATCGATGAGTCGATAACCGTTACACCCGACAGAGGCAAAGAACCCAACAAGGCTTATGATATCAGCAAAGTTGACTTTAACCGGTTGCGGGCGGAATTTGAACACGCTAAAACAAAAAACACCACTGTTCAAAGCCTGAAAAGCGTGATTGAGAAAAAACTGGCACGGCTCATCCAAAGAAATCCGCTCCGGACAGATTTTCAGGAACATTATGAAAAGATAATCAATGAGTACAATAAAGAAAAAGACCGCCAGAATATTGAGGCCACCTTTGAGGCATTGTTGAAATTTGTGCAAGAGTTGGACGAGGAAGAAAGCCGAGCAGTGCGAGAGGGATTGAATGAGGAGACGCTGGCTATATATGACCTTTTGATAAAAACAGATTTGAAATCTCAGGAAATCCAAAAGATAAAGAAGGTAGCCAAAGAACTGCTAAAAACACTGAAAGCAAAATTGAAGTATCTGTATAGGTGGCAAGACAAGGAGCCTACAAGAGATGATGTGAAAGTATTAATACGAAATTTCTTATGGGATGAAGCTGGCGGTTTGCCTGTGGCGTTTTATACTCAAAACGATGTATATAAAAAGGCCGAAGATGTTTATTATCATGTCTATCGGGCATATCCGACTGTCCCATCGCCATATTATGCAAGCGCGGGTAATTGA